The DNA window TGGGCACCGGCTGGCTGGAGGGGTGGCGACTCACCTTCGCCGGCGAGGACGTCATCGGCTGGGAGGGCTCGGTCAGCACCGTGGTCGAGGCACCGGGTGACCGGGTCTTCGTGGCGCTCTACGACATCCACCCGTACGACGCCGCCCAGCTCGACGAGATCGAGGGCGTGACCGCCGGCACCTACCGCAAGCTGACCGTCCGCGTCTCGACGCTCGACGGGGACGTGACCGCGTGGGTCTACGTCTTCGACGGCTACGAGGGCGGCCTGCCGACGTCGTGGTACCTGTCGGAGATCGCGAACGCGGCGGAGAAGGCGGGCGCGCCGGACGACTACGTCACCGAGCTGCGGTCCCGCCCCACCGGCACGGCGTCCGCGTAGCGCGTCTCCCACCCCGACAGTGTGCGCCGGGCGGCCACCCGCCCGCTCGGCGACCCCGTCGCGGGGGTCCCGGGTCACACCTGCGGGGCGGGCACGCTCCGCTCGTACACGTCGACCCAGCGCTCCTCCACCAGCCCGACCGAGTGGTAGAGGGTGACCGGCGCGGTCGGGTTGGCCAGGTCCACGCCCAGCCCGGCACGGGCGCGGCCCTTCGCCGCGTAGACCGCGAAGGCCCGGCGCAGCAGCGCCGCGCCCACCCCGCGCCGGCGGTGGGCCGGCAGCACGGACAGCGTCCGCACCCAGCCCGCGTCCTGCTCCACCGCCTGGTCGGAGGACTGGAGGGCACCGGCCGGCTCGCCGTCGACCTCGGCCACGAACCACTCGTCCCAGACCTTGCCGGAGGAGGGGAGCAGGTCCCGCCAGCGGTCGAAGTCGAGCGGCTCGTGGTCGAGCGTGTCCCGGAAGGCGGTGTCGTGGATCAGGTGGAACAACCGCAGGTCGGCCTCGTCGTCGGGACGCAGCGGCCGGACCGTCACCCCGGCCGGCGGGGCCGGCTCGGCGGGCAGGTCGGCCAGTGACCGGCTCATCCGGAGGTAGCGCTTGATCCGGGTGAACCCGGCCGCCACCAGCTCCCCCGCCCAGCGGGTCTCCGGCGCGTACACCCCCGCGCGGGCGGTCAGCGCGGGCACCTCCCGCTCGGCGGCCCGTTCGGCGACCCGGTCGAGCATCCGGGCCAGCAACGGCGCGCGCAGCTCGGCGCCCCGGTCGGGGTCGACGAGCACGTCCACCCACTCCCGGCCGACGCCCGTCGGGTTGTTCAGGAACGACCACGCCACCGCCGTCCCGTCCGGGTCGGTGACCAGCCAGGAGTCCCGGGACGGGTCGACGAACGGCGCGGTGAGCGCGTCCCGCACGTCCTCGGCGTCGAAGTCGGGATGGCCCACCGCGAACGTGTCGGCGGCGTGCACCACCGCCAGGATCGCGGGGACGTCGTCGAGGGTGGGGCGGCGGGCCGTCCAACCGGCGGGGAGCGTCACGCGGCCGATCCTGGCAGCCGGACCGCGCCCGCGCCTCCCAATTATCCGTGCCGGGCGTGCAGGCGCGCGGCGGTCAGCAGGTCGACGAGTTCCCCGCCGCCGGCCGCGCCGAGCGCGTGGAACGCCGGCGACACCAGCCGGTCGGTCACCGCCTCGGCCCAGATCCGCCGCCGCACCAGCGGACCGACGGGCGGATACGGCGGGGCCCAGCCGCAGGCCGCGGCACCCGCCTCGCCCTCCGGCCCGGCCAGCACCGCCTCCATCGGGGTCAGCCCGGAGGCCCGCACGGCCAGCAGGTAGGCCCCGGCGAAGTGCTCACGCAGCAGCAGCAGGCCGACCGCGGCGCGGGCGCCGGCGGACGGGTCGCGCATCGGCATGGCCCGCCAGGCGGCGAAGAGCGGCATGGCGCTGCCGTCCGCCGCGTCCACGGCCCGGCCGAGCAGCCCGGCCAGCCGGGACACGCCCGGCGCGTCGCCCAGCCGGGAAGTGCCCCAGCGGCAGCACTCGGCCAGGTTGGCGGCCGCCACCTCCAGCGGCGGCACCCCACGCGCCGCGGCGTCCCAGCCGTCCGCGACCGCGTCCGGGGCGATGAAGCCGAGCGCCGACGCCACCGTCTCGGCACGGACGTCGCCGAGCGCACCGGCCCGCCCGGTGATGTAGAAGGCCCACCCGGAGATGCCGAGCAGGCGGGCCCGGCGCAGCGTCGAGGGGCAGCGGGAGAACGCCTCCCCCAGCTCCAGCACCAGCGGCTTGCAGGCGGCGGCGACCTGCTCCGGAGTCATCGGCGACCCACCGCCGTCCGTCCACCCTGGCCGTTCATCGCGCTCAGTCTGCCCGTTCGGCACCGGCCTCGGCATCCCCCTCTTCGGCGTCGAGCGCCTCCAACACGGCCTCCACCTCGCCGGCCCGTCGCCGGGCGGCGGTGACCACCCGTTCCGCGGCCCGCCGGGCCAGCCGGGCCCGGCTCAGCTCCTGCTCGGCCACCGCCCGGCGGCGCTCCAGCTCGGCCAGCTCGGTCTCGATCCGGTCCAGCGTGGCCGCGCCGTCCCGCTCGGCCCGCTCGGCCCCGGACCGGTCCGTCTCGGCCCGGCCCAACTCCGCGCGCGCCTTCTCCAGTTCGCGGGTGGCCGTCCGCCGCCGCTTCGCCCGTTCGGCCCGCGCCGCCCGCTCGTCGCGGGCCCGGCGCGCCTCGGCCCGCTCGGCCGCCCGATCCGGTACGCGGGACCTCGCCGCCCCGGTCTCCTCCGCCTCGTCGCCGCCGGTGAGCAGCCGCAACTGGGGGCGGGGCACCTCGCCGAACCCGGCGTAGTGGCTGGCCCGCAGCAGCCGTCCGGCGCGTACCTGCTCGGCCACGTCGGTGTCGGAGAGCGCGGCGTTGAGCGTGGCCTCCACCTCGCCCAGCGGCAGCTTCCCGACCGGTGGGGCGGCGGGCTCGGCGGCGGCCAGCCGGCGTACCTCGGCGACGAGCGCTCCCACCACGGCACGGCGCTGGGCGGAGAGCTCTCGGAGCTTGCCGCCGCGCAGGTCGCGTTGCGCGGCACGGAGCGACGCGGCGAGCTGGGTCAGGTCGGCGACCAGTTCGGGTCGCCGGATCGCGAGCAGGTTGACCAGCCAGGCCGCGACGGTGGGTCGCCGCAGCCGGCCGATCTCCCGGGCGACACGCGGGTCGCCGGCCTCGCGCGCCTGCGCGGCGGCGGCGTCCCGGGCCGCGACGAACCTCTCCGGTGGCGTGGCGTAGAGCCGCCGGACCACCTCGGCGGGTACGTCAGGCATCGATCCGGGTGCCCGGCTCCAGACGGCGGTAGTCGGTGTTCGACATCGCGGTGTACTGCCGGTCGAGCACCCCGAATCCGTTGGCGTTGAGCAGCCCGTCGTGCAGCGCGTACGCCCGCCGGGGGGCGACCGCGCGGATGAAGTCGAGCACCTCGGAGAACTTCGACCAGGGCGCGTGGATCGGGGCGAACAGCGTGTCGACCCGGACGTCGTCGGGGACGAACAGCGCGTCGCCCGGGTGGTAGACGGTGTCGTCGAGGAGGTAACCCAGGTTCGGGATCACCGGCAGGTCCGGGTGGATGACGGCGTGCTGGCCGCCGTACGCCCGGACCGGCACCCCGGCCGCGGTGAACGACTCCCCCGGCGTGACCGCGACGAGCGCCTCGGCGGCGTCGCCGAGCACGCCGGCGAGCGACGCCGGGCCGTGCACCGGCACCGGCCGCCGCTGGAGCGCGGCGGTCAACGCGGCGACGTCCACGTGGTCCGGATGCTCGTGGGTGATCAGCACCGCGTCCGCCCCGTCCAGCGCCTCGGCCGCGGCGCTGAAGACACCGGGGTCGACGACGAGGACTCCCCCGTCGTGCTCCACCCGGAGACAGGAGTGGGCGTACTTGGTGAGCTGCATCGTGACTCCTCGATTATCGAATCGTGACGTCCTGAGCGCAGTCTGCCGGAACCGGCGCGACAACGCGTCGCGTCCGAGGTATCGGTCCCGGCTCGCGGGGCCGTCGACGATCGGAGCGGGGAGATGGGCGGACGACGACTCCGGGGCGTGGCCCTGGCAGCGGTGGGTCTCGCCGCGGTGCTGGCCGTGGGGGCCTGCAGCGCGGGCGGGGACAGCGGCGGGGACAGCGGCGGCGGGGACGCGGCGGCGCCGGCCGCCGAGGGTGGTGCCGGGCGGGACCAGGCGGCGCCCGGCGGGACCGGCGGCGCCGACCTGCGGGTGGACCAGCGGTCCATCGTCTACACCGGGACGATGCAGGTCCGGGTGGACGACGTGGACACCGCGGCGCGGGAGGCGACCACGGCGGTCACCGCGGCCGGCGGTTTCGTCGGCGGGGACCGGCGGTCGAGCCAGTCGTCCGACGCCCGGGCGGTGCTGACGCTGCGGGTGCCGGCGGAGAAGTTCGCCGGCGTGATCGACCAGTTGGCCGGCTACGGCCGGCAGGAACGCCGGGAGATCCGCACCGAGGACGTCACCGAGCAGGTGGTCGACCTGGACGCCCGGATCGCCACCCAGCGGGCCCGGGTGGAGAGCGCCCGCAAGCTGCTCGCCCAGGCCAACTCCGTGGACCAGTTGGTCACGCTGGAGAACGAGGTGGGCACCCGGCAGGCGGACCTGGCCGCGTTGGAGGCGCGCAAGCGCCGGCTGGCCGATCTCACCGCGCTCTCCACCATCACCGTGACGTTCCTGGGCCGGGACGCCAGCACCGCCGAGGAGGGCGCCGACCTCGGCTTCCTCAGCGGCCTCGGTGGCGGCTGGGCGGTCTTCCGCACCTCGGTGCGCGTGCTGCTCACCGTGCTCGGCGCGCTGCTGCCGTTCGCGGTGGTGTTCGGCGTACCGCTGTGGCTGCTGCTGCGGTGGCGACGCCGCCGGCCCCGGCGGACCCCACCGCCGGCCGCACCGACGCCGCCGGGACCGCCGTTCGGGCCGCCCGGCGGTCCGGTCAGCGCGCCGCCACCAGTGCCCGCAGCGCGGTCTGGACCATGAGGCGCACGCCCGCCTCGATGGCGCGCTCGTCCACGTCGAAGGAGGCCCGGTGCAGGTCCACGTTGGGACCGTTCCGGCCGACGCCGAGGCGGGCGAGCGCGCCGGGGACGTGCTCCAGATACCAGGAGAAGTCCTCGCCGCCCATGCTCTGCGGCGTCTCGGCGATGCCCTCCGGCCCGAGCGCCGACGCGGTGGCCGCGGTGAACACGCCGATCGCTCCGGCGTCGTTCGTCACCGGCGGGCGGCCCCGCAGGTATTCCAGGTCCACGGTGGCGCCGGTGGGGGCCAGTACGTCGCGCACCACCTGCGCCACGATCTTGGGCGCCTGGTCCCAGGTGTCCCGGTCCATGACCCGGAGCGTGCCGGCCGCGGACGCCTCGGAGGGGATGACGTTGTAGCGGGTGCCGGCCGACGCGTGACCGAACACCAGCAGCAGTCCACTGTTGGCCGGCACCCGGCGGCTGATCAGCGTCGGCACCTCGGTGACCAGCCGGCCGAGCGCGTCGACCAGGTCGACGGTCAGGTGCGGGCGGGCGGTGTGCCCGCCCGGCCCGGTGAGCCGGACGGTGACGTTGTCCGCGGCGGCGGTGATCGGGCCGACCCGCAGGCCGACCTTGCCCACCGGCAGGTTCGGGTCGCAGTGCAGCGCGAAGATCTGCACCACGTCGTCCAGGCCGCCGGCCTCGATGACCTCGAGCGAGCCGCAGGGCAGGATCTCCTCGGCCGGCTGGAAGATCAGCCGGACCCGGCCGTCCAGTTCCCCGAGGTCGGCGAGTTGGGCGAGCAGCATGCCGACGCCGAGCATCACGGCGGTGTGCACGTCGTGGCCGCAGGCGTGGCAGACGCCGTTCACGGTCGAGCGGTAGGGGACGTCCTTCGAGTCGCTCAGCGGCAGCGCGTCGATGTCGGCGCGGAGGGCGACCACCGGCCCGTCCGGGCGGCCGTCGATGTCGCAGATGACGCCGTTGCCCT is part of the Micromonospora sp. WMMD980 genome and encodes:
- a CDS encoding GNAT family N-acetyltransferase — its product is MTLPAGWTARRPTLDDVPAILAVVHAADTFAVGHPDFDAEDVRDALTAPFVDPSRDSWLVTDPDGTAVAWSFLNNPTGVGREWVDVLVDPDRGAELRAPLLARMLDRVAERAAEREVPALTARAGVYAPETRWAGELVAAGFTRIKRYLRMSRSLADLPAEPAPPAGVTVRPLRPDDEADLRLFHLIHDTAFRDTLDHEPLDFDRWRDLLPSSGKVWDEWFVAEVDGEPAGALQSSDQAVEQDAGWVRTLSVLPAHRRRGVGAALLRRAFAVYAAKGRARAGLGVDLANPTAPVTLYHSVGLVEERWVDVYERSVPAPQV
- a CDS encoding DUF4349 domain-containing protein, whose amino-acid sequence is MGGRRLRGVALAAVGLAAVLAVGACSAGGDSGGDSGGGDAAAPAAEGGAGRDQAAPGGTGGADLRVDQRSIVYTGTMQVRVDDVDTAAREATTAVTAAGGFVGGDRRSSQSSDARAVLTLRVPAEKFAGVIDQLAGYGRQERREIRTEDVTEQVVDLDARIATQRARVESARKLLAQANSVDQLVTLENEVGTRQADLAALEARKRRLADLTALSTITVTFLGRDASTAEEGADLGFLSGLGGGWAVFRTSVRVLLTVLGALLPFAVVFGVPLWLLLRWRRRRPRRTPPPAAPTPPGPPFGPPGGPVSAPPPVPAARSGP
- a CDS encoding MBL fold metallo-hydrolase; its protein translation is MQLTKYAHSCLRVEHDGGVLVVDPGVFSAAAEALDGADAVLITHEHPDHVDVAALTAALQRRPVPVHGPASLAGVLGDAAEALVAVTPGESFTAAGVPVRAYGGQHAVIHPDLPVIPNLGYLLDDTVYHPGDALFVPDDVRVDTLFAPIHAPWSKFSEVLDFIRAVAPRRAYALHDGLLNANGFGVLDRQYTAMSNTDYRRLEPGTRIDA
- a CDS encoding gamma-glutamylcyclotransferase, with protein sequence MRLYAAYGSNLDPARMRAYCPHSPMVGTGWLEGWRLTFAGEDVIGWEGSVSTVVEAPGDRVFVALYDIHPYDAAQLDEIEGVTAGTYRKLTVRVSTLDGDVTAWVYVFDGYEGGLPTSWYLSEIANAAEKAGAPDDYVTELRSRPTGTASA
- a CDS encoding amidohydrolase, whose product is MTSALTLSSGGPLASSRPESPTGSQPLPFELDHLLALRVPGLIATRRHIHSHPELSGEEFETAALVHRELSLAGLKPRLLPKGNGVICDIDGRPDGPVVALRADIDALPLSDSKDVPYRSTVNGVCHACGHDVHTAVMLGVGMLLAQLADLGELDGRVRLIFQPAEEILPCGSLEVIEAGGLDDVVQIFALHCDPNLPVGKVGLRVGPITAAADNVTVRLTGPGGHTARPHLTVDLVDALGRLVTEVPTLISRRVPANSGLLLVFGHASAGTRYNVIPSEASAAGTLRVMDRDTWDQAPKIVAQVVRDVLAPTGATVDLEYLRGRPPVTNDAGAIGVFTAATASALGPEGIAETPQSMGGEDFSWYLEHVPGALARLGVGRNGPNVDLHRASFDVDERAIEAGVRLMVQTALRALVAAR